The following are encoded together in the Panicum virgatum strain AP13 chromosome 6K, P.virgatum_v5, whole genome shotgun sequence genome:
- the LOC120711559 gene encoding DNA polymerase I A, chloroplastic-like isoform X1 — protein sequence MLSFTCLSVLRSFTLLLCFLTLVIVLADRQDYSHSSDMRVREGSAFKLGFYANLNVQNIAQEWLVESRRLFYLRTVNNVTNNIYKGTTPLRAGNLQSELSEDHRGLNYPSLRNIREHVSSKSVVNRHENTELVRHSMINQPVQSVFPVSVVNSSVKQSMPRGPNVGIPLHDISKTEVILELNDKVHEVNDKKVKKIVVKKRVSSLPTKASFSKESMEAQKEVAAIYDKVLVVDNIESARTVVQLLTTKYKNFIHACDTEVANIDVKDETPVGHGQVTCFSIYSANSNAQVADFGNGKTSIWVDVLDGGRDVLMEFVPFFEDPSIKKVWHNYSFDSHVIENHGIKVAGFHADTMHLAHLWDSSRRTDGGYSLEGLTNDCRVMDTAPEDLPNAGKTSMKTIFGKKKVRKDGSEGKVISVDSVEKLQREDRELWICYSSLDSMSTLRLYESLKRKLETKVWIFDGCPRGTMYDFYEEYWRPFGALLVKMETEGMLVDRGYLSEIEKAAIAEREVAANKFRKWASKYCPDAKYMNVNSDTQIRQLLFGGIENRHKSGETWPHSKTFKVLNEESVDAEGKKTSKYRTIKLCSIVEDLKIDMFTPSGWPSVSGDALRSLAGKIPTKHIYTIDDNEGDEEDTSGSEHSEQEVDESSSYGIAHEAFGGGKKGKEACNAIAALCEICSIDSLISNFILPLQGDHISCAEACIHCSLNINTETGRLSARTPNLQNQPALEKDRYKIRQAFVAAPGNSLIVADYGQLELRILAHLTNCKSMLDAFKAGGDFHSRTAMNMYQHIRDAVDEKKVLLEWHPQPGQEEPPAPLLKDAFGAERRKAKMLNFSIAYGKTAVGLSRDWKVSVKEARDTLKLWYGDRKEVLAWQKRQKKLAHEKCEVYTLLGRSRRFPNLTQFGPGQRGHIERAAINAPVQGSAADVAMCAMLEIERNTRLKELGWRLLLQVHDEVILEGPTDSAETAKAIVVECMSKPFYGTNILNVDLAVDAKCAKSWYAAK from the exons ATGCTCTCCTTTACCTGTCTTTCAGTACTTAGGAGTTTCACGTTGCTTTTATGCTTTCTAACTTTGGTAATCGTTCTGGCTGACAGGCAAGACTATTCTCATAGCTCAGATATGAGAGTTCGAGAAGGCAGCGCTTTCAAGCTTGGATTCTATGCCAACTTAAACGTGCAAAATATTGCACAAGAATGGCTTGTTGAGAGCAGGAGGCTGTTTTATCTCAGAACTGTCAACAATGTCACGAACAACATCTATAAGGGCACCACTCCTCTACGGGCTGGGAACCTACAAAGTGAACTCTCAGAAGACCACAGGGGTTTAAACTACCCTTCCTTGCGCAATATAAGAGAACATGTATCATCTAAGTCAGTTGTAAATAGACATGAAAACACTGAACTGGTCAGGCATAGTATGATAAATCAGCCTGTGCAATCAGTGTTCCCAGTAAGTGTTGTTAATAGTAGTGTCAAACAAAGCATGCCTAGAGGCCCAAATGTGGGGATTCCTTTGCATGACATCTCTaagacagaggtaattttgGAGCTGAATGATAAGGTTCATGAAGTCAATGACAAAAAGGTCAAGAAAATTGTAGTTAAAAAAAGGGTTTCATCTTTGCCAACTAAAGCATCCTTCTCCAAGGAATCTATGGAAGCACAGAAGGAAGTTGCTGCCATCTACGACAAAGTTTTGGTAGTTGACAATATCGAGTCAGCTAGGACCGTTGTTCAACTGCTTACTACAAAGTACAAGAACTTTATTCATGCATGTGACACGGAG GTAGCAAATATTGACGTTAAAGATGAGACACCAGTTGGTCATGGACAAGTAACATGCTTTAGCATCTATTCAGCAAATTCTAATGCACAGGTCGCTGATTTTGGAAATGGAAAAACTTCCATTTGGGTTGATGTCCTGGATGGTGGGAGGGATGTCCTGATGGAGTTTGTTCCTTTTTTTGAAGATCCATCCATCAAGAAG GTTTGGCATAACTATAGCTTTGATAGCCATGTCATTGAGAACCATGGAATTAAAGTTGCTGGGTTTCATGCTGATACAATGCATCTTGCACACCTTTGGGATTCATCGAGGAGAACTGATGGTGGATATTCTCTTGAAGGACTTACAAATGACTGTAGAGTCATGGATACTGCTCCAGAGGATTTACCTAATGCTGGAAAGACATCAATGAAAACCATCTTTGGCAAGAAAAAAGTTAGAAAGGATGGATCTGAAG GGAAAGTCATATCTGTTGACTCAGTCGAAAAGTTACAAAGGGAAGACAGAGAGTTGTGGATTTGCTATTCTTCACTAGATTCAATGAGCACCTTGAGGCTTTATGAGAGCTTAAAAAGAAAGCTTGAAACAAAGGTATGGATCTTTGATGGTTGCCCCAGGGGCACAATGTACGATTTCTATGAAGAGTATTGGCGTCCCTTCGGTGCCCTTCTTGTGAAGATGGAAACAGAGGGAATGCTTGTTGATCGTGGTTACCTTTCAGAGATAGAAAAGGCTGCTATTGCTGAACGAGAAGTAGCTGCAAATAAGTTTCGGAAGTGGGCATCTAAATACTGTCCTGATGCCAAGTACATGAATGTGAATAGCGATACTCAAATTCGCCAACTTCTCTTTGGTGGCATTGAAAATAG ACATAAATCTGGTGAAACTTGGCCACACAGTAAAACTTTTAAAGTGCTAAATGAAGAAAGTGTAGATGCAGAGGGAAAGAAGACTTCAAAGTATCGTACAATCAAACTTTGCAGTATCGTTGAAGATCTGAAAATTGATATGTTCACCCCTAGTGGCTGGCCATCAGTCAGCGGGGATGCATTGAGAAGTTTGGCTGGTAAAATACCTACAAAACATATTTACACAATAGACGATAATGAAGGGGATGAAGAAGATACTAGTGGTTCAGAACATTCTGAGCAGGAAGTAGATGAAAGTTCGTCATATGGAATAGCACATGAAGCGTTTGGTGGAGGAAAGAAGGGAAAAGAAGCATGCAATGCAATTGCAGCTTTATGTGAAATATGTTCTATCGATTCATTGATATCCAATTTCATTCTTCCCTTGCAG GGAGATCATATATCTTGTGCAGAGGCGTGCATCCACTGTTCATTAAACATCAATACTGAGACTGGACGTTTGTCAGCACGAACGCCAAATCTACAG AACCAACCTGCCCTTGAAAAGGATAGGTATAAGATTCGCCAAGCTTTCGTTGCAGCTCCAGGAAATTCTCTCATTGTTGCTGATTATGGTCAG CTGGAGCTGAGGATCTTAGCCCACCTTACTAATTGTAAAAGCATGTTGGATGCTTTCAAGGCTGGTGGTGACTTCCATTCTAGAACTGCTATGAATATGTACCAGCATATCCGTGATGCTGTTGATGAAAAGAAAGTTCTTCTTGAGTGGCACCCTCAACCTGGTCAAGAGGAACCTCCGGCGCCTCTATTGAAG GATGCTTTTGGTGCTGAGAGGAGGAAAGCTAAAATGCTTAATTTCTCGATTGCGTATGGAAAAACAGCTGTTGGGCTATCTCGAGATTGGAAG GTATCTGTTAAGGAGGCAAGGGATACACTCAAGCTATGGTATGGAGATAGAAAAGAAGTGTTAGCTTGGCAAAAGAGGCAAAAGAAGCTTGCACACGAGAAATGCGAAGTTTACACTTTGCTTGGTCGATCGCGTCGTTTTCCTAACTTGACTCAATTTGGTCCTGGTCAACGAGGTCATATTGAGCGTGCTGCCATAAATGCACCAGTGCAG GGAAGTGCAGCAGATGTTGCCATGTGTGCCATGCTTGAGATCGAAAGGAATACCCGTCTTAAGGAGCTTGGTTGGAGGCTCCTACTGCAG GTGCATGATGAAGTGATACTGGAAGGGCCCACAGATTCTGCTGAGACGGCCAAGGCCATAGTGGTGGAGTGTATGTCCAAACCTTTCTACGGAACCAACATCCTGAATGTTGACCTGGCTGTCGACGCCAAGTGCGCAAAGAGCTGGTACGCTGCCAAATAG
- the LOC120711559 gene encoding DNA polymerase I A, chloroplastic-like isoform X2 yields MLSFTCLSVLRSFTLLLCFLTLVIVLADRQDYSHSSDMRVREGSAFKLGFYANLNVQNIAQEWLVESRRLFYLRTVNNVTNNIYKGTTPLRAGNLQSELSEDHRGLNYPSLRNIREHVSSKSVVNRHENTELVRHSMINQPVQSVFPVSVVNSSVKQSMPRGPNVGIPLHDISKTEVILELNDKVHEVNDKKVKKIVVKKRVSSLPTKASFSKESMEAQKEVAAIYDKVLVVDNIESARTVVQLLTTKYKNFIHACDTEVANIDVKDETPVGHGQVTCFSIYSANSNAQVADFGNGKTSIWVDVLDGGRDVLMEFVPFFEDPSIKKVWHNYSFDSHVIENHGIKVAGFHADTMHLAHLWDSSRRTDGGYSLEGLTNDCRVMDTAPEDLPNAGKTSMKTIFGKKKVRKDGSEGKVISVDSVEKLQREDRELWICYSSLDSMSTLRLYESLKRKLETKVWIFDGCPRGTMYDFYEEYWRPFGALLVKMETEGMLVDRGYLSEIEKAAIAEREVAANKFRKWASKYCPDAKYMNVNSDTQIRQLLFGGIENRHKSGETWPHSKTFKVLNEESVDAEGKKTSKYRTIKLCSIVEDLKIDMFTPSGWPSVSGDALRSLAGKIPTKHIYTIDDNEGDEEDTSGSEHSEQEVDESSSYGIAHEAFGGGKKGKEACNAIAALCEICSIDSLISNFILPLQGDHISCAEACIHCSLNINTETGRLSARTPNLQNQPALEKDRYKIRQAFVAAPGNSLIVADYGQLELRILAHLTNCKSMLDAFKAGGDFHSRTAMNMYQHIRDAVDEKKVLLEWHPQPGQEEPPAPLLKVSVKEARDTLKLWYGDRKEVLAWQKRQKKLAHEKCEVYTLLGRSRRFPNLTQFGPGQRGHIERAAINAPVQGSAADVAMCAMLEIERNTRLKELGWRLLLQVHDEVILEGPTDSAETAKAIVVECMSKPFYGTNILNVDLAVDAKCAKSWYAAK; encoded by the exons ATGCTCTCCTTTACCTGTCTTTCAGTACTTAGGAGTTTCACGTTGCTTTTATGCTTTCTAACTTTGGTAATCGTTCTGGCTGACAGGCAAGACTATTCTCATAGCTCAGATATGAGAGTTCGAGAAGGCAGCGCTTTCAAGCTTGGATTCTATGCCAACTTAAACGTGCAAAATATTGCACAAGAATGGCTTGTTGAGAGCAGGAGGCTGTTTTATCTCAGAACTGTCAACAATGTCACGAACAACATCTATAAGGGCACCACTCCTCTACGGGCTGGGAACCTACAAAGTGAACTCTCAGAAGACCACAGGGGTTTAAACTACCCTTCCTTGCGCAATATAAGAGAACATGTATCATCTAAGTCAGTTGTAAATAGACATGAAAACACTGAACTGGTCAGGCATAGTATGATAAATCAGCCTGTGCAATCAGTGTTCCCAGTAAGTGTTGTTAATAGTAGTGTCAAACAAAGCATGCCTAGAGGCCCAAATGTGGGGATTCCTTTGCATGACATCTCTaagacagaggtaattttgGAGCTGAATGATAAGGTTCATGAAGTCAATGACAAAAAGGTCAAGAAAATTGTAGTTAAAAAAAGGGTTTCATCTTTGCCAACTAAAGCATCCTTCTCCAAGGAATCTATGGAAGCACAGAAGGAAGTTGCTGCCATCTACGACAAAGTTTTGGTAGTTGACAATATCGAGTCAGCTAGGACCGTTGTTCAACTGCTTACTACAAAGTACAAGAACTTTATTCATGCATGTGACACGGAG GTAGCAAATATTGACGTTAAAGATGAGACACCAGTTGGTCATGGACAAGTAACATGCTTTAGCATCTATTCAGCAAATTCTAATGCACAGGTCGCTGATTTTGGAAATGGAAAAACTTCCATTTGGGTTGATGTCCTGGATGGTGGGAGGGATGTCCTGATGGAGTTTGTTCCTTTTTTTGAAGATCCATCCATCAAGAAG GTTTGGCATAACTATAGCTTTGATAGCCATGTCATTGAGAACCATGGAATTAAAGTTGCTGGGTTTCATGCTGATACAATGCATCTTGCACACCTTTGGGATTCATCGAGGAGAACTGATGGTGGATATTCTCTTGAAGGACTTACAAATGACTGTAGAGTCATGGATACTGCTCCAGAGGATTTACCTAATGCTGGAAAGACATCAATGAAAACCATCTTTGGCAAGAAAAAAGTTAGAAAGGATGGATCTGAAG GGAAAGTCATATCTGTTGACTCAGTCGAAAAGTTACAAAGGGAAGACAGAGAGTTGTGGATTTGCTATTCTTCACTAGATTCAATGAGCACCTTGAGGCTTTATGAGAGCTTAAAAAGAAAGCTTGAAACAAAGGTATGGATCTTTGATGGTTGCCCCAGGGGCACAATGTACGATTTCTATGAAGAGTATTGGCGTCCCTTCGGTGCCCTTCTTGTGAAGATGGAAACAGAGGGAATGCTTGTTGATCGTGGTTACCTTTCAGAGATAGAAAAGGCTGCTATTGCTGAACGAGAAGTAGCTGCAAATAAGTTTCGGAAGTGGGCATCTAAATACTGTCCTGATGCCAAGTACATGAATGTGAATAGCGATACTCAAATTCGCCAACTTCTCTTTGGTGGCATTGAAAATAG ACATAAATCTGGTGAAACTTGGCCACACAGTAAAACTTTTAAAGTGCTAAATGAAGAAAGTGTAGATGCAGAGGGAAAGAAGACTTCAAAGTATCGTACAATCAAACTTTGCAGTATCGTTGAAGATCTGAAAATTGATATGTTCACCCCTAGTGGCTGGCCATCAGTCAGCGGGGATGCATTGAGAAGTTTGGCTGGTAAAATACCTACAAAACATATTTACACAATAGACGATAATGAAGGGGATGAAGAAGATACTAGTGGTTCAGAACATTCTGAGCAGGAAGTAGATGAAAGTTCGTCATATGGAATAGCACATGAAGCGTTTGGTGGAGGAAAGAAGGGAAAAGAAGCATGCAATGCAATTGCAGCTTTATGTGAAATATGTTCTATCGATTCATTGATATCCAATTTCATTCTTCCCTTGCAG GGAGATCATATATCTTGTGCAGAGGCGTGCATCCACTGTTCATTAAACATCAATACTGAGACTGGACGTTTGTCAGCACGAACGCCAAATCTACAG AACCAACCTGCCCTTGAAAAGGATAGGTATAAGATTCGCCAAGCTTTCGTTGCAGCTCCAGGAAATTCTCTCATTGTTGCTGATTATGGTCAG CTGGAGCTGAGGATCTTAGCCCACCTTACTAATTGTAAAAGCATGTTGGATGCTTTCAAGGCTGGTGGTGACTTCCATTCTAGAACTGCTATGAATATGTACCAGCATATCCGTGATGCTGTTGATGAAAAGAAAGTTCTTCTTGAGTGGCACCCTCAACCTGGTCAAGAGGAACCTCCGGCGCCTCTATTGAAG GTATCTGTTAAGGAGGCAAGGGATACACTCAAGCTATGGTATGGAGATAGAAAAGAAGTGTTAGCTTGGCAAAAGAGGCAAAAGAAGCTTGCACACGAGAAATGCGAAGTTTACACTTTGCTTGGTCGATCGCGTCGTTTTCCTAACTTGACTCAATTTGGTCCTGGTCAACGAGGTCATATTGAGCGTGCTGCCATAAATGCACCAGTGCAG GGAAGTGCAGCAGATGTTGCCATGTGTGCCATGCTTGAGATCGAAAGGAATACCCGTCTTAAGGAGCTTGGTTGGAGGCTCCTACTGCAG GTGCATGATGAAGTGATACTGGAAGGGCCCACAGATTCTGCTGAGACGGCCAAGGCCATAGTGGTGGAGTGTATGTCCAAACCTTTCTACGGAACCAACATCCTGAATGTTGACCTGGCTGTCGACGCCAAGTGCGCAAAGAGCTGGTACGCTGCCAAATAG
- the LOC120711559 gene encoding DNA polymerase I A, chloroplastic-like isoform X3, with the protein MRVREGSAFKLGFYANLNVQNIAQEWLVESRRLFYLRTVNNVTNNIYKGTTPLRAGNLQSELSEDHRGLNYPSLRNIREHVSSKSVVNRHENTELVRHSMINQPVQSVFPVSVVNSSVKQSMPRGPNVGIPLHDISKTEVILELNDKVHEVNDKKVKKIVVKKRVSSLPTKASFSKESMEAQKEVAAIYDKVLVVDNIESARTVVQLLTTKYKNFIHACDTEVANIDVKDETPVGHGQVTCFSIYSANSNAQVADFGNGKTSIWVDVLDGGRDVLMEFVPFFEDPSIKKVWHNYSFDSHVIENHGIKVAGFHADTMHLAHLWDSSRRTDGGYSLEGLTNDCRVMDTAPEDLPNAGKTSMKTIFGKKKVRKDGSEGKVISVDSVEKLQREDRELWICYSSLDSMSTLRLYESLKRKLETKVWIFDGCPRGTMYDFYEEYWRPFGALLVKMETEGMLVDRGYLSEIEKAAIAEREVAANKFRKWASKYCPDAKYMNVNSDTQIRQLLFGGIENRHKSGETWPHSKTFKVLNEESVDAEGKKTSKYRTIKLCSIVEDLKIDMFTPSGWPSVSGDALRSLAGKIPTKHIYTIDDNEGDEEDTSGSEHSEQEVDESSSYGIAHEAFGGGKKGKEACNAIAALCEICSIDSLISNFILPLQGDHISCAEACIHCSLNINTETGRLSARTPNLQNQPALEKDRYKIRQAFVAAPGNSLIVADYGQLELRILAHLTNCKSMLDAFKAGGDFHSRTAMNMYQHIRDAVDEKKVLLEWHPQPGQEEPPAPLLKDAFGAERRKAKMLNFSIAYGKTAVGLSRDWKVSVKEARDTLKLWYGDRKEVLAWQKRQKKLAHEKCEVYTLLGRSRRFPNLTQFGPGQRGHIERAAINAPVQGSAADVAMCAMLEIERNTRLKELGWRLLLQVHDEVILEGPTDSAETAKAIVVECMSKPFYGTNILNVDLAVDAKCAKSWYAAK; encoded by the exons ATGAGAGTTCGAGAAGGCAGCGCTTTCAAGCTTGGATTCTATGCCAACTTAAACGTGCAAAATATTGCACAAGAATGGCTTGTTGAGAGCAGGAGGCTGTTTTATCTCAGAACTGTCAACAATGTCACGAACAACATCTATAAGGGCACCACTCCTCTACGGGCTGGGAACCTACAAAGTGAACTCTCAGAAGACCACAGGGGTTTAAACTACCCTTCCTTGCGCAATATAAGAGAACATGTATCATCTAAGTCAGTTGTAAATAGACATGAAAACACTGAACTGGTCAGGCATAGTATGATAAATCAGCCTGTGCAATCAGTGTTCCCAGTAAGTGTTGTTAATAGTAGTGTCAAACAAAGCATGCCTAGAGGCCCAAATGTGGGGATTCCTTTGCATGACATCTCTaagacagaggtaattttgGAGCTGAATGATAAGGTTCATGAAGTCAATGACAAAAAGGTCAAGAAAATTGTAGTTAAAAAAAGGGTTTCATCTTTGCCAACTAAAGCATCCTTCTCCAAGGAATCTATGGAAGCACAGAAGGAAGTTGCTGCCATCTACGACAAAGTTTTGGTAGTTGACAATATCGAGTCAGCTAGGACCGTTGTTCAACTGCTTACTACAAAGTACAAGAACTTTATTCATGCATGTGACACGGAG GTAGCAAATATTGACGTTAAAGATGAGACACCAGTTGGTCATGGACAAGTAACATGCTTTAGCATCTATTCAGCAAATTCTAATGCACAGGTCGCTGATTTTGGAAATGGAAAAACTTCCATTTGGGTTGATGTCCTGGATGGTGGGAGGGATGTCCTGATGGAGTTTGTTCCTTTTTTTGAAGATCCATCCATCAAGAAG GTTTGGCATAACTATAGCTTTGATAGCCATGTCATTGAGAACCATGGAATTAAAGTTGCTGGGTTTCATGCTGATACAATGCATCTTGCACACCTTTGGGATTCATCGAGGAGAACTGATGGTGGATATTCTCTTGAAGGACTTACAAATGACTGTAGAGTCATGGATACTGCTCCAGAGGATTTACCTAATGCTGGAAAGACATCAATGAAAACCATCTTTGGCAAGAAAAAAGTTAGAAAGGATGGATCTGAAG GGAAAGTCATATCTGTTGACTCAGTCGAAAAGTTACAAAGGGAAGACAGAGAGTTGTGGATTTGCTATTCTTCACTAGATTCAATGAGCACCTTGAGGCTTTATGAGAGCTTAAAAAGAAAGCTTGAAACAAAGGTATGGATCTTTGATGGTTGCCCCAGGGGCACAATGTACGATTTCTATGAAGAGTATTGGCGTCCCTTCGGTGCCCTTCTTGTGAAGATGGAAACAGAGGGAATGCTTGTTGATCGTGGTTACCTTTCAGAGATAGAAAAGGCTGCTATTGCTGAACGAGAAGTAGCTGCAAATAAGTTTCGGAAGTGGGCATCTAAATACTGTCCTGATGCCAAGTACATGAATGTGAATAGCGATACTCAAATTCGCCAACTTCTCTTTGGTGGCATTGAAAATAG ACATAAATCTGGTGAAACTTGGCCACACAGTAAAACTTTTAAAGTGCTAAATGAAGAAAGTGTAGATGCAGAGGGAAAGAAGACTTCAAAGTATCGTACAATCAAACTTTGCAGTATCGTTGAAGATCTGAAAATTGATATGTTCACCCCTAGTGGCTGGCCATCAGTCAGCGGGGATGCATTGAGAAGTTTGGCTGGTAAAATACCTACAAAACATATTTACACAATAGACGATAATGAAGGGGATGAAGAAGATACTAGTGGTTCAGAACATTCTGAGCAGGAAGTAGATGAAAGTTCGTCATATGGAATAGCACATGAAGCGTTTGGTGGAGGAAAGAAGGGAAAAGAAGCATGCAATGCAATTGCAGCTTTATGTGAAATATGTTCTATCGATTCATTGATATCCAATTTCATTCTTCCCTTGCAG GGAGATCATATATCTTGTGCAGAGGCGTGCATCCACTGTTCATTAAACATCAATACTGAGACTGGACGTTTGTCAGCACGAACGCCAAATCTACAG AACCAACCTGCCCTTGAAAAGGATAGGTATAAGATTCGCCAAGCTTTCGTTGCAGCTCCAGGAAATTCTCTCATTGTTGCTGATTATGGTCAG CTGGAGCTGAGGATCTTAGCCCACCTTACTAATTGTAAAAGCATGTTGGATGCTTTCAAGGCTGGTGGTGACTTCCATTCTAGAACTGCTATGAATATGTACCAGCATATCCGTGATGCTGTTGATGAAAAGAAAGTTCTTCTTGAGTGGCACCCTCAACCTGGTCAAGAGGAACCTCCGGCGCCTCTATTGAAG GATGCTTTTGGTGCTGAGAGGAGGAAAGCTAAAATGCTTAATTTCTCGATTGCGTATGGAAAAACAGCTGTTGGGCTATCTCGAGATTGGAAG GTATCTGTTAAGGAGGCAAGGGATACACTCAAGCTATGGTATGGAGATAGAAAAGAAGTGTTAGCTTGGCAAAAGAGGCAAAAGAAGCTTGCACACGAGAAATGCGAAGTTTACACTTTGCTTGGTCGATCGCGTCGTTTTCCTAACTTGACTCAATTTGGTCCTGGTCAACGAGGTCATATTGAGCGTGCTGCCATAAATGCACCAGTGCAG GGAAGTGCAGCAGATGTTGCCATGTGTGCCATGCTTGAGATCGAAAGGAATACCCGTCTTAAGGAGCTTGGTTGGAGGCTCCTACTGCAG GTGCATGATGAAGTGATACTGGAAGGGCCCACAGATTCTGCTGAGACGGCCAAGGCCATAGTGGTGGAGTGTATGTCCAAACCTTTCTACGGAACCAACATCCTGAATGTTGACCTGGCTGTCGACGCCAAGTGCGCAAAGAGCTGGTACGCTGCCAAATAG